The Pocillopora verrucosa isolate sample1 chromosome 14, ASM3666991v2, whole genome shotgun sequence genome has a segment encoding these proteins:
- the LOC131769404 gene encoding uncharacterized protein — translation MEEGFQLFLFSLLSLLLHISVQANSSCQPDQITIKDPKAGSIQCQNCLKCPPTEGLSVNCGDVIPPSTPVQCKPCVLGETYSASLKAGACEDCGNCGEYRETTKACTLTSKAVCGRCKPGAYAEGMLGLCKPCSPCCNDGKDIIIPECQVPGVLTGMQCSYLRSNKCSALMTSSISTAPSTLQPDQSTTQWRPSSSTTSSKVISSSSEPTVNLIGEASSNMRIITGSIVGGFLVVLTILFIACCKVMRKRRKALSMRVGLATVEDGAGQTQNQEQRNDQEDERVNWEQTDDRVFLPNEDLYEESPLPHPTQEEGGYRSPEKKGVQETTSPLSGQNSLVSDSKLDGSVVKQCTKSSKKQVHGAPNVVTKTTTVTMIKVTDEKVTTV, via the exons ATGGAAGAAGGATTTCAATTGTTCCTGTTTTCCCTTTTGTCGTTGCTTTTGC ACATAAGTGTTCAGGCTAATTCTTCATGCCAACCGGATCAGATTACAATCAAAGACCCAAAAGCTGGTTCGATTCAGTGCCAGAACTGTTTAAAATGTCCACCTACCGAGGGTCTCTCAGTTAATTGCGGAGACGTAATACCTCCTTCAACACCTGTGCAGTGCAAGCCATGTGTGCTGGGAGAGACATATTCTGCTTCCCTCAAGGCCGGAGCTTGTGAGGACTGTGGAAATTGCGGTGAGTACCGCGAAACTACGAAAGCCTGTACGTTAACTTCCAAGGCCGTGTGTGGAAGGTGTAAGCCTGGCGCGTATGCCGAAGGCATGCTGGGGCTGTGTAAGCCCTGCTCCCCGTGCTGTAATGATGGTAAAGATATCATTATACCTGAGTGTCAAGTTCCAGGTGTACTAACAGGCATGCAGTGCAGCTACTTACGATCTAACAAGTGCAGTGCATTGATGACATCAAGTATTAGCACGGCGCCGTCAACCCTTCAACCAGATCAGTCCACGACCCAATGGCGGCCATCCTCTTCTACAACGAGCTCCAAAGTAATCTCTTCTTCAAGTGAGCCGACCGTAAACCTTATTGGAGAGGCTTCATCAAATATGCGCATCATAACTGGTTCTATTGTGGGCGGCTTCTTAGTTGTCCTCACGATTCTTTTCATTGCGTGCTGCAAAGTTATGCGTAAACGCCGGAAGGCCTTGTCGATGAGGGTTGGTTTAGCTACAGTGGAAGACGGAGCTGGTCAGACGCAAAATcaagaacaaagaaatgacCAAGAAGATGAGCGCGTCAATTGGGAACAAACAGATGATAGAGTCTTTCTGCCAAACGAAGATCTGTATGAAGAGAGTCCACTTCCACATCCTACTCAAGAGGAAGGTGGTTATAGGAGTCCGGAAAAAAAAGGAGTGCAGGAGACCACCTCTCCTCTATCAGGCCAGAACAGTTTAG TTTCAGATTCTAAACTTGACGGGTCTGTGGTGAAGCAGTGTACAAAATCGTCTAAAAAGCAAGTACACGGTGCCCCCAATGTTGTCACCAAGACGACCACTGTTACTATGATCAAGGTCACTGATGAGAAGGTCACTACGGTTTGA
- the LOC136277969 gene encoding uncharacterized protein, with translation MGEGFPLFLFSFFTSLLYVSVHANSSCQPDQITIKDPKTGSIQCQNCLKCPPTEGLSVNCGDVIPPSTPVQCKPCVLGETYSASLKAGACEDCGNCGEYRETTKACTLTSKAVCGRCKPGAYAEGMLGLCKPCSPCCNDGKDIIIPECQVPGVLTGMQCSYLRSIKCSALITSSISTAPSTLQPDQSTTQWRPSSSTTSSKVISSSSEPTVNLIGEASSNMRIITGSIVGGFLVVLTILFIASCKVMHKRRKTLSMRVGLAKVEDGAGQTQNQEQRNDQEDERVNREQTDDRVFLPNEDLYEESPLPHPSQEEAGYRSPEKKGVQETTSPLSGQNSLVLDSKLDRSVVKQYTKSSKKQVYSLPNVVTKTTTVTMVKVTDEKVTTV, from the exons ATGGGAGAAGGATTTCCACtgttcctgttttcttttttcacgtCGCTTTTGT ACGTAAGCGTTCATGCTAATTCTTCATGCCAACCGGATCAGATTACAATCAAAGATCCAAAAACTGGTTCGATTCAGTGCCAGAACTGTTTAAAATGTCCACCTACCGAGGGTCTCTCAGTTAATTGCGGAGACGTAATACCTCCTTCAACACCTGTGCAGTGCAAGCCATGTGTGCTGGGAGAGACATATTCTGCTTCCCTCAAGGCCGGAGCTTGTGAGGACTGTGGAAATTGCGGTGAGTACCGCGAAACTACGAAAGCCTGTACGTTAACTTCCAAGGCCGTGTGTGGAAGGTGCAAGCCTGGCGCGTATGCCGAAGGCATGCTGGGGCTGTGTAAGCCCTGCTCCCCGTGCTGTAATGATGGTAAAGATATCATTATACCTGAGTGTCAAGTTCCAGGTGTACTAACAGGCATGCAGTGCAGCTACTTACGATCTATCAAGTGCAGTGCATTGATAACATCAAGTATTAGCACAGCGCCGTCAACCCTTCAACCAGATCAGTCCACGACCCAATGGCGGCCATCCTCTTCTACGACGAGCTCCAAAGTAATCTCTTCTTCAAGTGAGCCGACCGTAAACCTTATTGGAGAGGCTTCATCAAATATGCGCATCATAACTGGTTCTATTGTGGGCGGCTTCTTAGTTGTCCTCACGATTCTTTTCATTGCGAGCTGCAAAGTTATGCATAAACGCCGGAAGACCTTGTCTATGAGGGTTGGTTTAGCTAAAGTGGAAGACGGAGCTGGTCAGACGCAAAATcaagaacaaagaaatgacCAGGAAGATGAGCGCGTCAATCGGGAACAAACAGATGATAGAGTCTTTCTGCCAAACGAAGATCTCTATGAAGAGAGCCCACTTCCACATCCATCTCAAGAGGAAGCTGGTTATAGAAGTCCGGAAAAAAAAGGAGTGCAGGAGACCACGTCTCCTCTATCAGGCCAGAACAGTTTAG TTTTAGATTCTAAACTTGACAGGTCTGTGGTGAAGCAGTATACAAAATCGTCTAAAAAGCAAGTATACAGTCTCCCCAATGTTGTCACCAAGACGACCACTGTCACGATGGTCAAGGTCACTGATGAGAAGGTCACTACGGTTTGA
- the LOC131769375 gene encoding tumor necrosis factor receptor superfamily member 16-like — protein MEEGFPLFLFSLLSLLLHVSLQANSSCQPDQITIKDPKTGSIQCQDCLKCPPGEGLSVNCGDVIPPSTPVQCKPCVLGETYSAFLEAGGCEDCRNCGEYRETTKACTVTSKAECGRCKPGAYAEGMLGLCKPCSPCCYDGKDIIIPECQVPGVPTGLQCSYLRSNKCSTLMTSSISTAPSTLQPDQSTTQWRPFSSTTGTEVISLSSGPTTNMVEENSPNVGSIVGPVVSSFTAFVTILVIVCCKNMRKRRSHQCCHQDNHCHDDQGQQCKVTTV, from the exons ATGGAAGAAGGATTTCCACtgttccttttttcccttttgtcgTTGCTTTTGC ACGTAAGCCTTCAGGCCAATTCTTCATGCCAACCGGATCAGATAACAATCAAAGATCCAAAAACTGGTTCGATTCAGTGCCAGGACTGTTTAAAATGTCCACCTGGCGAGGGTCTCTCAGTCAATTGCGGAGACGTAATACCCCCTTCGACACCTGTGCAATGCAAGCCATGTGTGCTAGGAGAGACATATTCTGCTTTCCTCGAGGCCGGAGGTTGTGAGGACTGTAGAAATTGCGGTGAGTACCGCGAAACTACGAAAGCCTGTACAGTGACTTCCAAGGCCGAATGTGGAAGGTGTAAGCCTGGGGCGTATGCCGAAGGCATGCTGGGACTGTGCAAGCCCTGCTCTCCGTGCTGTTATGATGGTAAAGATATAATTATACCTGAGTGTCAAGTTCCAGGTGTACCAACAGGCCTGCAGTGCAGCTACTTACGATCTAACAAGTGCAGTACATTGATGACATCAAGTATTAGCACGGCGCCGTCAACCCTTCAACCAGATCAGTCCACGACCCAATGGCGGCCATTCTCTTCTACAACGGGCACCGAAGTAATCTCTCTTTCAAGTGGGCCAACCACCAACATGGTTGAAGAGAACTCACCAAATGTGGGCAGCATAGTTGGTCCTGTTGTGAGCAGCTTCACAGCTTTCGTCACGATCCTCGTCATCGTGTGCTGCAAAAATATGCGCAAGCGCCGGTCTCACCAATGTTGTCACCAAGACAACCACTGTCATGATGATCAAGGTCAACAGTGCAAGGTCACTACGGTTTGA